A genomic region of Magnetofaba australis IT-1 contains the following coding sequences:
- the htpX gene encoding zinc metalloprotease HtpX: MNVIKTSILLAAMTALFMAAGYAMAGEGGMMIALIIAVAMNFFAYWNSDKMVLSMYGAQPVGPREAPELYNMVQALAKRAGLPMPKVYIIDDPNPNAFATGRDPEHAAVAATTGIMRILSREELAGVMAHELAHVKNRDTLVMTVSATIAGAVTMIANMAQFAAIFGSNRDEEEGGGMGGLASIVMMILAPIAASLIQMAISRAREYHADATGAQICGNPQWLASALDKLQRGNEAIPNHTAEAHPATAHMFIVNPLRGGLSSLFSTHPPMGERIRRLLGMR; encoded by the coding sequence ATGAACGTAATCAAGACGTCGATTCTTCTGGCCGCAATGACCGCGCTGTTTATGGCGGCCGGGTATGCCATGGCGGGAGAAGGCGGCATGATGATCGCGTTGATCATCGCCGTGGCGATGAACTTCTTCGCCTACTGGAACAGCGACAAGATGGTGCTCTCCATGTATGGCGCGCAGCCGGTGGGTCCGCGTGAGGCGCCGGAGCTGTACAACATGGTGCAAGCGTTGGCCAAACGCGCCGGTCTGCCCATGCCCAAGGTCTATATCATCGACGACCCCAACCCCAACGCCTTCGCCACGGGGCGCGACCCGGAACACGCCGCCGTGGCCGCCACCACAGGCATCATGCGCATTCTCAGCCGCGAGGAGTTGGCTGGGGTGATGGCCCATGAACTGGCCCACGTGAAGAATCGCGACACGCTGGTGATGACGGTTTCCGCCACCATCGCCGGCGCGGTGACGATGATCGCCAATATGGCGCAATTCGCCGCCATTTTCGGCTCCAATCGCGACGAGGAAGAGGGTGGCGGCATGGGCGGCTTGGCGAGCATTGTGATGATGATTCTGGCCCCTATCGCCGCCTCACTGATTCAGATGGCGATCTCGCGTGCGCGGGAGTATCACGCCGACGCCACTGGGGCGCAGATTTGCGGCAACCCGCAGTGGCTGGCGAGCGCGTTGGATAAGTTACAGCGTGGCAATGAGGCGATTCCCAACCATACTGCGGAGGCGCATCCGGCAACGGCGCATATGTTTATCGTCAATCCGCTGCGTGGGGGGTTATCGAGCTTGTTCTCGACGCACCCGCCGATGGGTGAGCGCATTCGTCGTTTGTTAGGTATGCGGTAA
- the fmt gene encoding methionyl-tRNA formyltransferase, translating into MSETPWRIVFMGTPDFSVGALQALIDGPDEVVGVFTQPDKPAGRGKKMQPTPVKVLAEQHNIPVFQPKKLRNAEPVQKLRDLKPDLAVVVAYGQILSQEVLDIPTHGCLNIHASVLPRWRGAAPIQRAIQAGDAITGVTIMQMDAGLDTGPMLLVETVPIEANTTGGVLHDQLAELGSRLIVEAVAALQQDAIHPQPQPDHGETYAHKLKREESHIDWALPAVEIERMLRAFDPWPASVTGLDEKPLKLFRARLAQGSGEPGVVTAIHDDGFEVACGEGSLVVTEIQAPGKKRMAAADWLRGHGLQPGIRLHTP; encoded by the coding sequence ATGAGCGAGACCCCCTGGCGCATCGTGTTTATGGGCACGCCGGATTTCTCTGTCGGCGCGCTGCAGGCGTTGATCGATGGTCCCGACGAGGTGGTGGGGGTGTTCACCCAGCCCGATAAACCCGCTGGACGCGGCAAGAAGATGCAGCCGACGCCGGTGAAGGTTCTGGCCGAACAGCACAATATCCCGGTGTTTCAGCCCAAGAAACTGCGCAACGCCGAGCCGGTGCAGAAGTTGCGGGATCTGAAGCCCGATCTGGCGGTGGTGGTGGCCTATGGGCAGATTCTCTCCCAGGAAGTGCTGGATATCCCCACCCATGGCTGCTTGAACATCCATGCGTCGGTGCTGCCCCGCTGGCGCGGCGCGGCGCCGATTCAACGGGCGATTCAGGCGGGCGACGCCATCACCGGCGTGACCATCATGCAGATGGACGCCGGGTTGGATACCGGCCCCATGCTGCTGGTGGAGACCGTGCCCATTGAGGCAAACACCACCGGCGGCGTGTTGCACGATCAATTGGCTGAACTGGGATCACGTTTGATCGTCGAGGCGGTGGCGGCGCTGCAGCAGGACGCCATTCATCCGCAGCCGCAGCCCGACCATGGCGAAACCTACGCGCATAAACTCAAGCGCGAAGAGAGCCACATCGACTGGGCATTGCCTGCGGTGGAGATCGAGCGCATGTTGCGCGCTTTTGATCCTTGGCCCGCCTCCGTCACCGGCTTGGATGAGAAGCCGTTGAAGCTGTTCCGCGCCCGTTTGGCGCAAGGAAGCGGCGAGCCGGGCGTGGTCACCGCCATTCATGACGACGGCTTCGAAGTGGCTTGTGGCGAAGGCTCGTTGGTGGTCACCGAGATTCAAGCCCCGGGCAAAAAGCGCATGGCCGCCGCCGACTGGCTGCGCGGGCATGGTCTGCAACCCGGAATCCGTCTGCACACCCCTTGA
- the def gene encoding peptide deformylase translates to MPILPIVTAPDPVLKAKAKPVEAVTDEIRQLMDDMLETMYDAPGIGLAAPQVGVSKRIIVVDVDQSNPDKDGKNPMCFANPQIVASTGETSYDEGCLSVPDAIASVNRMEKITLKALDRNGDEVTLEADGLLSICLQHEIDHLDGVLFIDRISRLKREMIIKKLKKMKAEQSA, encoded by the coding sequence ATGCCCATTCTTCCCATTGTCACCGCGCCGGATCCGGTGCTGAAAGCCAAAGCCAAACCGGTTGAAGCGGTCACCGACGAGATTCGTCAACTGATGGATGATATGCTCGAAACCATGTACGACGCCCCGGGCATCGGTCTGGCGGCGCCGCAGGTGGGCGTCTCCAAACGCATCATCGTGGTGGACGTGGATCAGTCCAACCCGGATAAAGACGGTAAGAACCCCATGTGTTTCGCCAATCCGCAGATTGTCGCCAGCACCGGCGAGACCAGCTATGACGAAGGGTGCCTGTCGGTGCCGGACGCCATCGCTTCGGTCAATCGGATGGAGAAGATCACCCTCAAAGCGTTAGATCGTAACGGTGATGAGGTGACGCTGGAGGCCGACGGGCTGCTCTCCATCTGCCTTCAGCATGAGATTGACCATCTGGATGGAGTGCTGTTCATCGACCGCATCTCCCGGCTGAAACGGGAGATGATCATCAAGAAGCTCAAGAAAATGAAAGCGGAGCAGAGCGCATGA
- the priA gene encoding replication restart helicase PriA — MYHPRMYAQVAIKGPYGGLFSYTIPDALREAAIPGALALVPMGRGNRTGLIWSLADTCDYTGEIKPLADILGDTPPLNAELMRLLDYIARYYRQAPASIAAAALPAHLLHDRKRRVIWLGETAPPDSLSPALRALADHLRKRKNGLMESTIAQHVGRAGLDRKLKLLRDDGLIRIEESWDARHKARENPHWEAEEQAEVRQLHEPPQLTDEQQEAVDALNEAITAGRFAPFLLQGVTGSGKTEVYFRAVETALAQGRQALLLVPEISLTPQLTARYRVRFHETLAVFHSGLTPARRHDEWRRARSGQARVIIGARSALFAPFADLGLIVVDEEHDGSYKQEEGVPYHARDMAIVRASFNQAVVVLGSATPAMESLHNAQHGKYHHLRLTQRATGADLPPIELVDLSDPQNREGMRAHSLIGKTLREAMSETLAAGKQSLLFLNRRGFAPALLCNLCGHSVSCPNCAVALTLHKGRNQLMCHYCDHVADPPDVCPECGQLGLIRFGPGTERLEEEVKQRFPDANVARLDRDAVKGSADRLAKTLDAFRSGAVDILVGTQMIAKGHHFSGLSLVGVIAAESAMSQPDFRAAERAFQLVTQVAGRAGRERGQTGRVLVQTFDPQHYALTAAACHDADLFADQELRFRAEAEYPPFSRMALVRFSCEDLGEGDRFVAELRRNLPHTEGALVLGPAPAPLSKLRGRHRWQLMIKGADIRMVHQAVGRILAAAEPLAGRNLRIGVDIDPQAFV; from the coding sequence ATGTACCATCCGCGCATGTATGCCCAAGTCGCCATCAAAGGCCCCTACGGCGGCCTCTTCTCCTACACCATCCCCGATGCATTGCGCGAGGCCGCCATCCCCGGCGCCCTGGCTCTCGTCCCCATGGGGCGCGGCAATCGCACCGGCCTCATCTGGTCGTTGGCGGATACCTGCGACTACACCGGTGAGATCAAGCCCCTCGCCGATATCCTCGGCGATACGCCCCCCCTCAACGCCGAACTCATGCGTCTGCTGGACTACATCGCCCGCTATTATCGCCAAGCTCCCGCCAGCATCGCCGCCGCCGCCCTACCCGCCCATCTATTGCACGATCGCAAACGCCGCGTTATCTGGCTCGGCGAAACCGCCCCGCCCGACTCCCTCTCCCCCGCCCTGCGCGCCCTGGCCGACCATCTGCGCAAACGCAAGAACGGCTTGATGGAGTCCACCATCGCCCAGCACGTCGGGCGCGCCGGACTGGATCGTAAGCTCAAACTGTTACGCGATGACGGTTTGATCCGCATCGAAGAGAGCTGGGACGCGCGCCACAAAGCGCGGGAGAATCCCCACTGGGAGGCCGAGGAGCAGGCCGAAGTCCGCCAGCTTCATGAGCCGCCGCAGCTCACCGATGAGCAGCAGGAGGCGGTGGATGCGCTCAACGAGGCCATCACCGCTGGACGCTTCGCCCCCTTCTTGCTGCAAGGAGTCACCGGCTCGGGCAAAACAGAGGTCTACTTCCGCGCCGTGGAGACCGCCCTGGCGCAGGGTCGGCAGGCGTTGCTGCTGGTGCCGGAGATCTCCCTGACGCCGCAACTCACCGCCCGCTATCGGGTGCGCTTTCATGAGACTCTGGCGGTGTTCCACTCCGGGCTCACCCCGGCGCGGCGTCACGACGAGTGGCGGCGCGCCCGCTCCGGTCAGGCGCGGGTGATCATCGGCGCGCGCAGCGCCCTGTTCGCGCCGTTTGCCGATTTGGGCCTCATCGTGGTGGATGAGGAGCATGACGGCTCTTACAAACAAGAAGAGGGCGTGCCTTACCACGCCCGCGACATGGCCATCGTGCGCGCCAGCTTCAACCAGGCGGTGGTGGTGCTGGGCAGCGCCACGCCCGCCATGGAGAGTCTGCACAACGCCCAGCATGGGAAATATCACCATCTGCGACTCACTCAACGCGCCACCGGGGCCGACCTCCCCCCCATTGAGCTGGTGGACCTCTCCGATCCGCAGAACCGCGAGGGGATGCGCGCCCACAGCCTCATCGGCAAGACCCTGCGTGAGGCGATGAGCGAGACCCTGGCGGCGGGCAAGCAGTCGTTGCTGTTTTTGAACCGGCGCGGCTTTGCCCCGGCGTTACTGTGTAACCTCTGCGGCCACTCGGTGAGCTGTCCCAACTGTGCGGTGGCGCTGACGCTGCACAAAGGGCGCAATCAGTTGATGTGCCACTACTGCGACCACGTGGCCGACCCCCCCGACGTCTGCCCCGAGTGCGGCCAGTTGGGGTTGATCCGCTTCGGCCCCGGCACCGAACGGTTGGAGGAGGAGGTTAAACAGCGCTTCCCCGACGCCAACGTGGCGCGGCTGGATCGCGACGCGGTGAAGGGTTCGGCGGATCGTTTGGCCAAGACCCTGGACGCCTTCCGCAGCGGCGCGGTGGATATCCTGGTGGGCACGCAGATGATCGCCAAGGGGCACCACTTCTCCGGCCTTTCGCTGGTGGGGGTGATCGCCGCCGAGAGCGCCATGAGTCAGCCAGACTTCCGCGCCGCCGAGCGGGCGTTTCAACTGGTGACTCAGGTGGCGGGACGCGCCGGGCGCGAACGGGGGCAGACGGGTCGGGTGCTGGTGCAGACCTTCGACCCGCAGCACTACGCTCTCACCGCCGCCGCCTGTCACGACGCCGATCTGTTCGCTGATCAGGAATTACGGTTTCGCGCCGAGGCGGAGTATCCCCCCTTTTCGCGCATGGCGCTGGTGCGCTTCTCCTGTGAGGACCTGGGCGAAGGGGATCGTTTTGTCGCCGAATTGCGGCGCAATCTGCCTCATACCGAGGGCGCGTTGGTGCTGGGTCCGGCTCCGGCGCCGCTATCGAAGCTGCGCGGGCGGCATCGTTGGCAATTAATGATCAAGGGGGCGGATATCCGCATGGTGCATCAGGCGGTGGGCAGGATTCTGGCGGCGGCGGAGCCGTTGGCGGGGCGGAATCTGCGTATTGGCGTGGATATCGACCCACAAGCGTTTGTCTGA
- a CDS encoding polymorphic toxin type 44 domain-containing protein, producing MYDDYGVTNLWSPFSDAFAPQDPWETVNQARQRKEQAWMQQVRQRTYANQGLDGAPPAFGEPVPYGMDQTMLAAHDLHQEDPTAGITWRPEAGQSDPHLEQHAADALSERAFGQASAFLSAPTLQTPRNLEEFRTLPGMDDHYVATRRQGMLGLNEAPSSQTPGYGAATDAARQEWRNNTLHGPTVGAIHQQVQNGVAQNLTQRQQVGQAFGLDPFTGEPRNPQGYPRNLHQNAQGAPIAAGQLLPRVNQTLTAMGAQPISLADTRNVIMNQPGQQKPLQTTGQHYQIPEQQGVEDYDGWSQVQPVKPKWATESPNLENPPLYGWEDVDKKIEWTVENGSKWATIPWINKVRPHGEWDFKHDENRKAEPWAPRERAGNVTYGATCVAAGYDPQTCLRAGGLLELPGENLKMDGWMEKQPDGSLIPRDGRPWDSDPESCKGEDRDDCRAVKQGIQHGLQWLKNNPGRR from the coding sequence ATGTATGACGATTATGGCGTGACCAATCTCTGGTCGCCGTTTTCCGACGCTTTTGCCCCGCAAGACCCTTGGGAGACGGTCAATCAAGCCAGACAACGCAAAGAGCAGGCCTGGATGCAGCAAGTGCGACAACGCACTTATGCGAATCAAGGATTGGATGGCGCGCCGCCCGCTTTTGGCGAGCCGGTTCCCTATGGCATGGATCAAACCATGCTGGCGGCGCACGACCTGCACCAGGAGGATCCCACGGCAGGCATCACCTGGCGCCCTGAGGCGGGTCAAAGCGATCCGCATTTGGAGCAACACGCCGCTGATGCGTTGAGCGAACGCGCCTTTGGACAGGCATCGGCGTTTTTGTCTGCGCCGACACTGCAAACGCCGCGTAATTTGGAGGAGTTCCGTACATTACCGGGGATGGATGATCACTATGTGGCCACCCGGCGTCAGGGCATGTTGGGGTTAAACGAGGCGCCCAGCAGCCAGACGCCGGGATATGGCGCAGCCACCGATGCGGCGCGTCAGGAGTGGCGCAACAACACGCTACATGGCCCCACCGTGGGCGCGATCCATCAACAGGTGCAAAATGGCGTGGCGCAGAATCTGACCCAACGCCAGCAGGTTGGGCAGGCGTTTGGATTGGATCCCTTCACCGGGGAGCCACGCAATCCACAGGGCTACCCGCGTAATCTGCACCAAAACGCCCAAGGCGCCCCCATCGCCGCCGGACAACTCCTGCCGAGGGTGAATCAGACGCTGACCGCCATGGGCGCACAGCCGATCTCTTTGGCGGATACGCGCAATGTCATTATGAACCAACCAGGACAACAGAAGCCTCTACAAACAACAGGTCAACATTATCAGATACCAGAGCAACAAGGGGTTGAAGATTATGATGGCTGGTCACAGGTTCAACCTGTCAAACCAAAATGGGCGACTGAATCACCAAATCTGGAAAATCCGCCATTATATGGTTGGGAAGATGTTGACAAAAAAATTGAATGGACTGTTGAAAATGGCTCAAAATGGGCCACCATTCCATGGATTAACAAAGTCAGACCCCATGGAGAGTGGGATTTTAAACATGATGAAAATCGGAAAGCAGAGCCGTGGGCGCCTCGAGAACGAGCTGGTAATGTGACTTATGGAGCAACCTGTGTTGCAGCAGGATATGATCCCCAAACTTGTCTTAGGGCTGGTGGCCTTCTTGAGCTTCCAGGAGAGAACTTGAAAATGGATGGTTGGATGGAAAAGCAACCCGATGGGTCTCTCATTCCACGTGATGGACGTCCTTGGGATTCGGACCCGGAAAGTTGCAAAGGTGAAGACCGGGATGATTGTCGGGCTGTTAAACAAGGTATTCAACACGGATTACAATGGCTCAAGAATAACCCTGGAAGAAGGTAA
- a CDS encoding DegT/DnrJ/EryC1/StrS family aminotransferase, translating into MQFIDLKAQYEAYKSEIDAAIAEAVASIRFINGPQVSELEQQMADYVGVKYAVGLSSGTDALLAPLMAWGIGPGDEVITTPFTFIATAEVVALTGATPVFVDIEPDTLNIDPNQIEAAITPRTKAIIAVGLYGQCADMDAVQAIADKHGLKVIEDAAQSMGAEYKGRRSGSLGHVAGTSFFPAKPLGGMGDGGMAFTNDEELAKTMRMIKEHGQTAHYRHGKIGINGRLDTIQAAILLVKLKYFDDEIAARQKVAQYYMDNMPDGARGPVIREGNLSAFAQFTVRVPQRDKVVELIRETGVPIAVHYPLPLNRQPIFLEMRQKAGLEPETFANAELAANEVMSLPMHPFMQQADQDTVLNAIKEALGKL; encoded by the coding sequence ATGCAATTCATCGATCTGAAAGCGCAGTACGAAGCCTATAAATCCGAAATCGACGCCGCCATCGCCGAAGCGGTCGCCTCCATTCGCTTCATCAACGGTCCGCAAGTATCGGAGCTGGAACAGCAGATGGCCGACTATGTGGGCGTGAAATACGCCGTGGGCCTCTCCTCCGGCACCGACGCCCTGTTGGCCCCGCTCATGGCGTGGGGCATCGGCCCGGGCGATGAGGTGATCACCACCCCGTTCACCTTTATCGCCACTGCCGAGGTGGTCGCCCTTACCGGCGCCACGCCGGTGTTTGTGGATATCGAGCCCGATACCCTCAATATCGACCCCAATCAGATTGAAGCGGCCATCACGCCGCGCACCAAAGCGATCATTGCAGTGGGTCTGTATGGCCAATGCGCCGATATGGATGCGGTCCAAGCCATCGCCGATAAACATGGCCTGAAAGTGATCGAAGACGCCGCACAATCCATGGGCGCGGAGTATAAGGGGCGGCGCTCCGGCTCTTTGGGGCATGTGGCGGGCACTTCGTTCTTTCCCGCCAAGCCGCTGGGCGGTATGGGCGACGGCGGCATGGCCTTCACCAATGACGAAGAGCTGGCCAAAACCATGCGCATGATCAAGGAGCATGGTCAGACAGCGCACTATCGTCACGGCAAGATCGGCATCAACGGACGTCTGGACACCATCCAGGCGGCAATTCTGTTGGTGAAGCTGAAGTACTTTGATGATGAGATCGCCGCGCGGCAGAAAGTGGCGCAGTACTACATGGATAACATGCCCGATGGCGCCCGTGGTCCGGTGATTCGTGAGGGCAATCTGAGCGCATTTGCGCAGTTCACGGTGCGCGTGCCGCAGCGGGATAAAGTTGTGGAGTTGATTCGGGAAACGGGCGTGCCCATTGCGGTGCACTATCCGTTGCCGCTGAATCGTCAGCCGATCTTCTTGGAGATGCGTCAGAAGGCGGGATTGGAGCCGGAGACCTTCGCCAATGCGGAGTTGGCGGCCAATGAGGTGATGTCGTTGCCGATGCATCCGTTCATGCAGCAAGCGGATCAGGATACGGTGCTGAACGCCATCAAAGAGGCGCTGGGCAAACTGTAA
- the dapF gene encoding diaminopimelate epimerase, whose translation MRQPFVKMHGLGNDFVVLDHLDAPREISEREAVQWADRRFGVGCDQLVQLLPGPDGCHATMVIFNPDGSRAEMCGNAMRCVAKYLREHRGVSDMELRIDTLAGVIAPRFLDNGMIAVDMGPPIFAGRAIPTTSDEEVLDHVISTTNGQHVISAVSMGNPHAVLFTPDADTFPILTVGPSIEHHELFPNRTNVEAVQVFNRDHIRMRVWERGAGLTPACGTGACAAAVAAMRLGYVERSVNVTLDGGDLHIAWRESDGHVIMTGPAEESFRGEMDIDDL comes from the coding sequence GTGAGACAGCCTTTTGTCAAAATGCACGGTTTGGGCAACGACTTCGTTGTCCTGGACCACTTGGACGCGCCGCGCGAAATCTCCGAGCGCGAAGCGGTTCAGTGGGCGGACCGGCGCTTTGGCGTGGGGTGTGATCAACTGGTGCAACTGCTGCCCGGTCCGGACGGTTGCCACGCCACCATGGTGATCTTCAATCCGGACGGTTCGCGCGCGGAGATGTGCGGCAACGCCATGCGATGCGTGGCCAAGTATCTACGCGAACACCGCGGCGTTTCGGATATGGAATTGCGTATCGACACCCTGGCGGGCGTTATTGCGCCGCGCTTTCTCGATAATGGCATGATCGCCGTGGATATGGGCCCACCCATCTTCGCTGGCCGCGCCATCCCCACCACCTCCGATGAGGAGGTGTTGGATCACGTCATTAGCACCACCAACGGCCAGCATGTCATCAGCGCCGTCTCCATGGGCAACCCCCATGCGGTGCTGTTCACCCCCGACGCCGACACCTTCCCCATTCTGACGGTGGGGCCCAGCATCGAACACCACGAATTGTTCCCCAACCGCACCAATGTGGAAGCGGTGCAGGTGTTCAATCGCGATCATATCCGCATGCGCGTGTGGGAGCGCGGCGCCGGTCTGACCCCCGCCTGCGGCACCGGCGCGTGCGCCGCCGCCGTGGCGGCGATGCGGTTGGGCTATGTGGAGCGTTCGGTGAACGTCACATTGGATGGCGGCGATCTGCACATCGCCTGGCGTGAATCCGACGGTCACGTCATCATGACCGGCCCGGCGGAGGAGTCGTTCCGTGGGGAGATGGATATTGATGACCTGTAG
- the lysA gene encoding diaminopimelate decarboxylase, which translates to MDFFAYKDDSLMCEESDLTAIAEAVGTPFYCYSERTILRHLRVFQEAFALAPHLICYSVKANSNLAILNLLRHAGSGFDIVSGGELERVKRVGCDPEKVVFSGVGKTEAEIRAALEFGVRMFNVESAPELRRINEIAGEMGKVAPIALRVNPDVDAKTHPYISTGLKRNKFGIPHEQALELYREAAQMPNIRVRGLDCHIGSQLTQVTPFVDALKRVKGLLEEIAALGIEITDLDLGGGLGIPYEENDNPPSPQELAQALLTELGDQAVTVLLEPGRAIVGNAGILVARVEYVKETPDRDFIITDAGMNDLMRPTLYKAYHGVLPVTRHFDRDEVNADVVGPICETGDYFAQDRYVPKFREGELLAVRSAGAYGFVMSGNYNSRPKVAEVLVRGDQYAVARQRETLDQLLNNDVMDPQFNE; encoded by the coding sequence ATGGACTTTTTCGCCTACAAAGATGATTCGCTAATGTGCGAAGAGAGCGATTTGACGGCCATCGCCGAGGCGGTGGGCACGCCGTTCTATTGTTACTCGGAACGCACCATTTTGCGCCATTTGCGGGTGTTTCAGGAGGCGTTCGCCCTGGCGCCGCACCTGATCTGCTACTCGGTCAAAGCCAACAGCAATCTGGCGATTCTCAACCTGCTGCGGCATGCCGGTTCGGGTTTTGATATCGTCTCCGGCGGCGAGTTGGAACGGGTCAAGCGGGTGGGGTGCGACCCGGAGAAAGTGGTCTTCTCCGGCGTGGGCAAGACCGAAGCGGAGATTCGCGCCGCATTGGAGTTCGGTGTGCGCATGTTCAATGTGGAGAGCGCCCCGGAGCTGCGACGCATCAACGAAATCGCTGGCGAGATGGGAAAAGTCGCCCCCATTGCGCTGCGGGTCAATCCCGATGTGGACGCCAAGACCCATCCGTATATCTCCACCGGTTTGAAGCGCAACAAGTTCGGCATTCCCCACGAGCAGGCGTTGGAGCTCTACCGCGAAGCGGCGCAGATGCCCAATATCCGCGTGCGCGGGCTGGATTGTCATATCGGTTCACAACTGACCCAGGTGACGCCGTTTGTGGACGCCCTCAAGCGGGTCAAAGGGCTGCTGGAGGAGATCGCCGCGCTGGGCATCGAGATCACCGATCTGGATCTAGGCGGCGGTTTGGGCATCCCTTACGAAGAGAATGATAATCCCCCCTCCCCCCAGGAGTTGGCGCAGGCGCTGCTCACGGAGTTGGGCGATCAAGCGGTGACGGTGCTGTTGGAGCCGGGTCGCGCCATTGTGGGCAACGCCGGCATTCTGGTGGCGCGGGTGGAGTATGTGAAAGAGACGCCGGATCGCGACTTCATCATCACCGATGCCGGCATGAATGATCTGATGCGCCCGACTCTGTACAAGGCGTATCATGGCGTGTTGCCGGTAACGCGCCATTTTGACCGCGATGAGGTCAACGCCGATGTGGTGGGACCGATCTGTGAAACCGGCGACTATTTCGCTCAGGATCGCTACGTGCCCAAATTCCGTGAAGGCGAGTTGCTGGCGGTGCGGTCGGCGGGCGCCTATGGCTTTGTCATGAGTGGTAATTACAATAGCCGTCCCAAGGTGGCCGAAGTGCTGGTGCGCGGTGATCAATACGCCGTGGCGCGCCAGCGTGAAACGTTGGATCAGTTGCTCAACAACGATGTGATGGATCCGCAATTCAACGAGTAG
- the lptM gene encoding LPS translocon maturation chaperone LptM: MKHRLAVLLAMTLLGTAACGYKGDLYLPGEKPQTSATQTPDAAQNDEKLNKKAN, from the coding sequence ATGAAACATCGACTGGCTGTGTTGCTGGCCATGACGTTGCTGGGAACGGCGGCGTGTGGGTATAAGGGCGATCTCTATCTGCCCGGAGAGAAACCGCAAACCAGCGCCACGCAGACGCCGGATGCGGCGCAAAACGATGAGAAGCTCAATAAAAAGGCCAACTGA